One genomic window of Arachis stenosperma cultivar V10309 chromosome 10, arast.V10309.gnm1.PFL2, whole genome shotgun sequence includes the following:
- the LOC130956738 gene encoding uncharacterized protein LOC130956738, with protein MGKKWILVATESVTKWVEAFAVREANAEAVVRFIKENIICRFGLPSVLVFDNGTHFVNQRVWGVLEQYQIKHHKSSPYYPQGNGQVEATNKSFLKILTKMVTDAHKDWSEYLPLALWAYRTTGYGTTGVTPFSLVYGVEAVLPTEIEVPTARMLLDEARDREAELQELEEKREVVGSKMEEYHRRLALAYDKHVQPRVFLEGDLVLKSVDAVMRKMSLPKMGSQMGGSLHCF; from the coding sequence ATGGGGAAGAAGTGGATTCTAGTTGCAACAGAAAGCGTCACCAAGTGGGTGGAGGCTTTCGCTGTCAGGGAAGCAAATGCTGAAGCAGTAGTGAGATTTATCAAAGAAAATATAATATGCAGGTTCGGGCTGCCAAGTGTTCTAGTGTTCGATAATGGAACCCACTTTGTTAACCAAAGAGTGTGGGGTGTTCTTGAACAATACCAAATCAAACATCACAAGTCTTCCCCCTACTACCCGCAAGGCAATGGCCAGGTAGAGGCTACTAACAAGAGCTTTTTGAAAATACTCACAAAGATGGTGACCGATGCTCATAAAGATTGGAGTGAATACCTACCACTTGCTCTTTGGGCTTATAGAACAACCGGATATGGAACAACCGGAGTAACACCCTTCTCGTTGGTTTATGGGGTTGAAGCTGTACTGCCAACAGAGATTGAAGTGCCCACCGCCAGGATGTTGTTAGACGAGGCAAGGGATCGTGAAGCTGAGTTgcaagaattggaagaaaaaagagaagttGTGGGAAGCAAGATGGAAGAATACCACCGGAGACTAGCGTTAGCTTACGACAAGCATGTTCAGCCCAGGGTGTTCCTAGAGGGTGATCTGGTGCTAAAATCAGTAGACGCAGTAATGAGGAAGATGTCTTTGCCAAAAATGGGCTCCCAAATGGGAGGGTCCTTACATTGTTTCTGA